One Brevibacillus choshinensis genomic window carries:
- a CDS encoding PucR family transcriptional regulator: protein MPISVRQLMRVGGLRDCRVVAGHNGLARLVKYVTIMEVPDIVKWLKGDELILSSLFPIKDDHEAQKHLIRQLHERGTAALAIKPHRFIDEIPQSLLDEADAYDFPVIEIPEEISYLEILPPVSHAIFDRKVVLQEDLEQANKVLNEISLNEQGMESLITTLGLLTKNTITVESLLSYVEVPPLPFACEPLSTEQIHELAIIKRPIRLTRPCERGEIECIVAPILLDGKVFGNITCWAFEIDHLEMDLAILEKASTLLALEFLRLKVRFDTEQQYKNEFLRDLFVNEGLNLEDVRERGLPYGLSLDEPYRCMVVQTEGEEKRVNPLDLADRTEQLLRRSSPRVITGFFRQVVVCLYPATSGDTDDEIRQRAEQLADRLKKQMALKGGLRIGIGRNHGEGIGGLRESFREAQQAILLGSVMHKRRTVTLYGDLGIYRLLAQCTDAAERDSFFEETVGKLFAYDKQSDLQLVKTLRLYFQHDEKLTETSAALFLHVNTLKYRLRRIEKLTGYSLQQSEGKLMLHIGLKLADLMGDDYRNR from the coding sequence TTGCCAATTTCTGTCCGTCAGCTCATGCGGGTAGGGGGACTGCGAGACTGTCGGGTCGTGGCGGGTCATAACGGCCTTGCGCGGCTGGTGAAATATGTCACCATCATGGAGGTGCCCGACATCGTTAAGTGGTTGAAGGGGGACGAGCTGATCCTCTCCAGCCTGTTTCCGATCAAGGACGACCACGAGGCGCAAAAGCATTTGATCCGCCAGCTGCACGAACGGGGTACTGCCGCTCTGGCGATCAAGCCTCATCGGTTTATTGATGAGATCCCGCAGTCATTGCTCGACGAAGCGGATGCGTATGATTTTCCCGTCATCGAAATTCCGGAAGAAATCAGTTATTTGGAGATTCTTCCGCCTGTAAGCCACGCCATATTTGACCGGAAAGTCGTCCTGCAGGAGGACCTGGAGCAAGCGAATAAAGTGCTCAATGAGATTTCGCTGAATGAGCAAGGGATGGAGTCCTTGATCACGACGCTGGGGTTGCTGACAAAGAACACCATCACGGTGGAAAGCCTGCTTTCCTACGTCGAGGTTCCCCCGTTGCCATTTGCCTGCGAACCGCTTTCGACCGAGCAGATCCACGAGCTCGCGATCATCAAGCGCCCGATTCGTTTGACCCGGCCGTGTGAACGAGGAGAGATCGAATGTATCGTGGCACCCATTCTTCTCGACGGGAAAGTGTTCGGCAACATCACCTGCTGGGCGTTTGAGATCGATCATTTGGAAATGGACTTGGCGATCTTGGAGAAAGCATCCACCTTGCTGGCATTGGAATTTCTCCGATTGAAGGTTCGCTTTGATACCGAGCAGCAGTACAAAAATGAGTTTTTACGAGATCTGTTTGTGAATGAGGGGCTCAATCTCGAGGACGTGCGGGAGAGAGGTCTTCCCTATGGATTATCCCTGGACGAGCCGTACCGGTGCATGGTCGTTCAGACAGAGGGCGAGGAAAAACGGGTAAATCCGCTGGATCTGGCGGATCGAACAGAGCAGCTGCTGCGCAGATCGTCTCCACGAGTCATCACAGGGTTCTTCCGGCAAGTCGTGGTTTGCCTGTATCCCGCGACGAGCGGTGACACGGATGACGAAATCAGGCAGAGGGCGGAGCAGCTGGCAGATAGGCTGAAAAAACAAATGGCCTTGAAAGGCGGTCTGCGGATCGGGATTGGCCGCAATCACGGTGAAGGGATCGGCGGGCTTCGCGAGAGCTTTCGGGAAGCGCAGCAAGCCATTTTGCTGGGCAGTGTCATGCACAAGCGCAGAACGGTCACCCTATACGGCGATTTGGGCATCTATCGATTACTGGCACAATGTACGGATGCGGCGGAGCGAGACAGCTTTTTCGAGGAGACCGTAGGAAAGCTGTTTGCTTATGACAAACAAAGTGATTTGCAGCTGGTCAAAACGCTGCGGCTCTACTTTCAGCACGATGAAAAGCTGACGGAGACATCTGCCGCCCTATTTTTGCATGTGAATACTCTGAAGTATCGGTTGCGGCGAATCGAAAAGCTGACAGGATACAGCTTGCAGCAATCCGAAGGGAAATTGATGCTGCATATCGGGCTGAAACTGGCGGATCTCATGGGCGATGATTATCGGAATCGATAA
- a CDS encoding MFS transporter yields the protein MQQTVTPHGKVEESKSTQVKTLVGSILGYAADGLDMLLLSFVLVFIIKEFGLSPAEAGNLTLVTTIGTLIGSYLFGFLADMYGRIKIFTLTILLYSVGTALIYFASDYSHLAILRFIVGLGVGGEFGIGMAVVTETWSKQKRAKATSGVALGWQLGVLSASVLAAVVVPTMGWRTVFLFGLLPALLAAYVRFGLKEPEIWKSKNAYKKHLQEKEKQGTLTEDEHRALRQMTGFPLRKLFATKKLTIATIGLTIMSFIQNFGYYGIFSWMPTVLSEKYGYSLAKASGWMLISTVGMLIGIMLFGILADRIGRKKTFAIYYIGGTIACILYFFVFTDQTVLLWGSAMLGFFVNGMMGGFGAVLAENYPSEARSTAENFIFGTGRGLAGFGPAIIGLLSVGGNIMGAMSLVFLVYPIGLLVMMTMVPETKDVELE from the coding sequence GTGCAACAAACAGTGACGCCACATGGAAAAGTCGAAGAAAGCAAATCTACGCAGGTCAAAACACTTGTCGGCTCGATTCTGGGGTACGCGGCAGACGGGCTCGACATGCTGCTCCTGTCGTTCGTTCTCGTCTTTATCATCAAAGAATTTGGTCTTTCTCCCGCTGAAGCTGGAAATCTGACGCTCGTCACTACCATCGGGACCTTGATCGGGTCTTATCTGTTCGGATTCCTGGCGGACATGTATGGTCGCATCAAAATTTTTACCCTCACGATCTTGCTTTACTCCGTAGGTACTGCTCTCATTTATTTTGCATCGGATTATTCTCATTTGGCGATTCTGCGCTTCATCGTAGGTTTGGGTGTAGGGGGAGAGTTCGGGATCGGGATGGCTGTCGTGACTGAGACTTGGTCAAAGCAGAAACGAGCGAAGGCGACGTCTGGCGTAGCTCTCGGCTGGCAGCTGGGTGTACTGAGCGCTTCTGTGCTGGCAGCAGTGGTCGTTCCGACGATGGGCTGGCGCACGGTATTTCTCTTCGGATTACTCCCTGCCCTGCTCGCTGCCTATGTCCGCTTTGGCCTGAAAGAACCGGAAATCTGGAAAAGCAAGAACGCGTATAAAAAGCATTTGCAAGAAAAAGAAAAACAAGGAACGCTGACCGAGGACGAGCATAGAGCGTTGAGGCAAATGACAGGCTTCCCATTGCGCAAGCTGTTCGCAACGAAAAAGCTGACGATCGCCACCATCGGTCTGACGATCATGTCTTTTATTCAAAACTTCGGCTACTACGGCATTTTCTCCTGGATGCCTACCGTCCTCTCGGAAAAGTACGGCTACAGCCTGGCGAAAGCTAGCGGATGGATGCTGATCTCCACAGTCGGTATGCTGATCGGCATCATGCTGTTCGGTATTTTAGCGGACCGCATCGGACGCAAAAAGACGTTTGCGATCTACTACATCGGCGGTACAATCGCGTGTATCCTGTATTTCTTCGTCTTCACCGATCAGACGGTTCTTCTGTGGGGAAGCGCGATGCTTGGCTTCTTTGTAAACGGCATGATGGGTGGCTTTGGTGCCGTGCTGGCAGAAAACTATCCATCCGAAGCGCGCTCTACCGCTGAAAATTTCATTTTCGGTACGGGGCGTGGACTTGCCGGCTTTGGTCCGGCGATCATCGGGCTGCTCAGTGTCGGTGGAAATATCATGGGTGCGATGTCACTGGTCTTCCTCGTCTACCCGATCGGTCTGCTGGTCATGATGACGATGGTACCCGAAACGAAAGACGTAGAATTGGAGTAA
- the pyrE gene encoding orotate phosphoribosyltransferase: MMTMTTAKEIAASLLEIGAVHLRPEQPFTWTSGIKSPIYCDNRITMSHPNVRRQIARSFAETIRAQFPDAQVVAGTATAGIPHAAWVAEVLDLPMIYVRDKAKGHGRQNQIEGSLSAGQKVVVIEDLISTGGSSLKAAQAVAAEGGEVLGVVAIFSYQFPDAEALFAEAGIPCTTLSQYTALLEAATERGVITADQEKFLSDWRKAPRTFFE, from the coding sequence ATGATGACGATGACAACTGCCAAAGAAATTGCTGCAAGCTTGTTGGAAATTGGTGCGGTTCACTTGCGACCTGAACAGCCTTTTACGTGGACTTCCGGGATCAAGTCCCCGATTTATTGCGACAACCGGATCACCATGTCTCATCCAAACGTCCGCCGGCAGATCGCACGCAGCTTTGCCGAGACCATTCGGGCGCAATTTCCGGATGCGCAGGTCGTAGCTGGGACGGCGACAGCCGGAATCCCGCATGCGGCATGGGTAGCGGAAGTGCTGGATTTGCCCATGATCTACGTGCGTGACAAGGCAAAAGGGCATGGCCGCCAAAATCAGATCGAGGGATCACTCTCTGCCGGACAAAAAGTAGTCGTGATCGAGGACCTGATTTCCACAGGAGGCAGCTCCCTCAAAGCCGCTCAGGCCGTTGCGGCGGAAGGCGGAGAAGTGCTCGGCGTTGTAGCCATCTTCAGCTACCAGTTCCCGGACGCGGAAGCTCTATTTGCGGAAGCAGGTATTCCATGCACGACTCTATCCCAGTACACCGCGTTGCTGGAAGCGGCTACGGAAAGAGGCGTGATCACCGCTGACCAAGAAAAATTCCTAAGCGACTGGCGCAAGGCTCCTCGGACATTCTTTGAATAA